From Roseburia hominis, the proteins below share one genomic window:
- a CDS encoding CvpA family protein, with the protein MKKRRILFGAIAAILAAGIYYYVALPAINIHSVDVWYFILIVVAAAGVIYAFRKGARRGDLSSLREVRKEKGVRAIFGLFFLLLAVYLVGSLLSSPIINAKKYQQLLTVEEGEFTKDIEELSFDQIPLLDRDSALLLGNRKMGSMSDMVSQFEVDDIYSQINYQDRPVRVSPLRYASVIKWFTNRSDGIPAYIRLDMASQTTELVKLKEGMKYSTSEHFGRNVYRHLRFAHPTYIYGELSFEIDDEGVPYWIAPVKKFNIGLFGGETVGRVVLCNAITGELKDYKVEDVPQWIDRAYSADLLVQLYDYYGALKHGFFNSVLSQKDCLKTTNGYNFLAIDDDVWVYTGVTSVNSDQSNVGFVLMNQRTMETKYYPIEGAIEDSAMDSAEGQVQNLHYQATFPLLLNISGEPTYFLALKDDAGLVKKYAMVNVQKYQVVAIGDTVSDCEAQYHDLLLTNGLREEEKDEREIQTVSGVITKIAQGVVEGNSHYYIMLADSEEIYDIPVVQFVEIIRYDVGDEINLEYKEGEKMNTVTALKE; encoded by the coding sequence ATGAAAAAAAGAAGAATTTTATTTGGAGCGATTGCTGCGATTTTGGCGGCGGGGATCTATTATTATGTTGCACTGCCGGCGATCAACATTCATTCCGTAGATGTATGGTATTTCATTTTAATTGTTGTGGCCGCAGCAGGCGTGATCTATGCGTTTCGGAAAGGTGCGCGAAGAGGTGATTTAAGTTCCCTCCGGGAAGTCAGGAAGGAGAAAGGGGTCAGGGCGATTTTCGGACTTTTTTTTCTTTTGCTTGCGGTGTACCTTGTGGGAAGCCTTCTGTCCTCGCCGATCATCAATGCGAAGAAATATCAGCAGCTTTTGACTGTCGAGGAAGGCGAATTTACGAAGGATATCGAAGAGCTGTCCTTTGATCAGATTCCGCTTCTGGACAGGGATTCCGCGCTGCTTCTCGGTAATCGAAAGATGGGAAGTATGTCAGATATGGTATCCCAGTTCGAGGTAGACGATATTTACAGCCAGATCAATTATCAGGACCGGCCGGTGCGGGTGTCGCCGCTTAGATACGCCAGCGTGATTAAGTGGTTCACGAACCGCAGCGACGGAATTCCGGCGTACATTAGGCTTGATATGGCCAGTCAGACGACGGAGCTTGTGAAATTAAAAGAAGGTATGAAATATTCCACCAGTGAACATTTTGGAAGAAATGTGTACCGGCATCTTCGCTTTGCTCACCCGACCTATATTTACGGCGAGCTGAGTTTTGAGATCGATGATGAGGGAGTTCCGTACTGGATCGCCCCGGTGAAGAAATTCAACATTGGCCTGTTTGGCGGAGAGACCGTAGGGCGTGTGGTCCTCTGTAATGCGATCACGGGCGAGCTTAAGGATTATAAGGTGGAAGATGTTCCACAATGGATTGACCGGGCGTATTCCGCGGATCTTCTGGTACAGCTCTATGACTATTATGGGGCTTTAAAGCACGGCTTCTTTAACAGTGTGCTCAGCCAGAAGGACTGCCTTAAGACAACGAACGGGTATAATTTTCTGGCAATTGATGACGATGTGTGGGTCTACACTGGCGTGACTTCGGTAAATAGTGACCAGTCTAACGTTGGATTTGTTTTGATGAATCAGCGGACGATGGAGACGAAGTACTACCCGATCGAGGGAGCGATAGAGGATTCCGCCATGGACTCTGCGGAAGGACAGGTCCAGAACCTGCATTATCAGGCGACCTTCCCGCTGCTCCTCAACATATCCGGTGAGCCGACGTATTTTCTGGCGCTCAAAGATGATGCGGGACTGGTAAAGAAATATGCGATGGTAAATGTCCAAAAATACCAGGTGGTGGCGATTGGAGATACGGTCAGCGACTGTGAAGCGCAGTATCATGACCTCCTGCTTACCAATGGACTTAGGGAAGAGGAAAAAGATGAGCGTGAGATTCAGACGGTGTCGGGTGTGATCACGAAGATTGCCCAGGGAGTCGTGGAAGGGAATTCGCATTACTATATTATGCTTGCGGATTCGGAAGAGATTTACGATATTCCGGTAGTACAGTTCGTGGAAATTATCCGGTATGACGTGGGAGATGAGATTAATCTGGAATACAAAGAGGGCGAGAAGATGAATACGGTCACTGCTTTGAAAGAGTAG
- a CDS encoding TrkH family potassium uptake protein has product MNTKMTVYIISKMLGVEAVLLLIPMAVGMLYGEHSAIYFLAVSGILLVIWALWGRKAPENTTIYAKEGLIIVATAWIFWSLFGAIPFFLSGTIPNYIDAFFETVSGFTTTGSTILAEIEGLPKGMLFWRALTHWVGGMGVLVFVMVLTSLDEKNSMHLMRAEVPGPEADKLVPKARNTAQLLYGMYFVLTAVEVVFLLFGGLNLYDSVTHAFSTAGTGGFSCYNASVAHFDSAYVDGVITVFMILFGVNFNLYFFLILREFKSVWKNEELRMYLGIIAAAVGIIVINIMPMYHSVAKAFRYASFQVASVITTTGFITADFNLWPELSKSVILMIMVIGACAGSTGGGIKVSRLLILLKSIKRELKLMLHPKAVTIVNVNGKRVKDETMRGVYVYFIAYVLIIIASVLMVSLNNFDFETTFTSVLTTINNVGPGLALVGPVENFAKFSGFSKLVLCADMLIGRLEIFPFLMLFSPTLWNKKF; this is encoded by the coding sequence ATGAATACGAAAATGACAGTCTATATTATTAGTAAGATGCTGGGAGTAGAGGCGGTTTTGTTGCTCATTCCCATGGCAGTAGGTATGCTTTATGGAGAGCATTCGGCTATTTATTTTCTGGCAGTTTCAGGGATACTGTTGGTCATCTGGGCGCTTTGGGGAAGAAAAGCGCCTGAGAATACGACGATTTATGCCAAAGAGGGCCTGATCATTGTGGCGACAGCTTGGATCTTCTGGTCGTTGTTCGGTGCAATACCCTTCTTTTTATCCGGGACGATTCCGAATTACATCGATGCCTTTTTTGAGACGGTTTCAGGATTTACAACGACAGGGTCCACGATCCTGGCGGAGATTGAAGGGCTGCCAAAGGGTATGCTTTTCTGGAGGGCGCTGACGCATTGGGTCGGCGGTATGGGAGTGCTGGTATTTGTTATGGTGCTGACCTCGTTAGATGAGAAGAACTCCATGCACCTGATGCGTGCGGAGGTACCGGGGCCCGAGGCGGATAAGCTGGTGCCAAAGGCAAGGAATACAGCTCAGCTTCTGTATGGAATGTATTTTGTGTTGACAGCAGTGGAAGTGGTGTTCCTGCTTTTTGGGGGGCTTAATCTGTACGACAGCGTCACACACGCCTTCAGTACGGCGGGGACAGGAGGATTTTCCTGCTATAACGCCAGTGTGGCGCACTTTGACAGCGCCTATGTAGATGGTGTGATCACAGTATTTATGATCCTGTTCGGAGTGAATTTTAACCTGTATTTCTTCCTGATCCTGCGAGAATTTAAGAGTGTATGGAAAAATGAAGAATTACGCATGTATCTGGGAATTATTGCAGCCGCAGTGGGCATTATAGTAATAAATATTATGCCGATGTACCATTCCGTGGCGAAAGCGTTTCGTTACGCCTCTTTCCAGGTGGCTTCCGTCATCACGACCACGGGATTTATTACGGCAGATTTCAATCTGTGGCCGGAGCTGTCGAAGAGCGTAATCCTGATGATCATGGTGATTGGTGCATGCGCCGGATCAACGGGAGGCGGTATCAAGGTGTCAAGGCTTTTGATCCTTCTAAAGAGTATTAAGAGGGAGTTGAAGTTGATGCTGCACCCGAAGGCGGTCACGATCGTGAATGTGAACGGAAAGAGGGTAAAAGATGAGACGATGCGCGGGGTCTATGTATATTTTATTGCGTATGTGCTTATTATTATTGCATCGGTACTCATGGTCTCTCTGAATAATTTTGATTTTGAGACGACGTTTACCTCTGTGCTCACCACGATCAATAACGTAGGGCCGGGGCTTGCACTTGTGGGACCGGTGGAGAATTTTGCCAAGTTCTCAGGATTTTCCAAGTTAGTACTCTGTGCTGATATGTTAATCGGAAGATTGGAGATTTTCCCATTCCTGATGCTGTTTTCACCGACTTTGTGGAACAAAAAGTTTTAA
- the trkA gene encoding Trk system potassium transporter TrkA — protein MKVVIIGDGKVGHKLTVKLSEENYDVVLIDQNEGKLKQALDKLDILCITGDGADAEIQKQAGVPEADLVIACASTDELNMLSCLLAKRLGAKHTITRVRNPIYYQQIDLIREDLRLSMAVNPELSVAFEISRAILLPDTAKVETFMKGKVELVEFIVRERSHLEKMSLAEIYQRFQIKLLVCAVRRGNEVLIPDGDFVVHEGDRLHIVASHKSIEEFYHIIGKKRNVKNVMICGGGRVGYYLAKLLLNLGMQVKIIEINHQKCEELCEQLPKATIICGDAADQELLIEEGIEMADAMINLTGVDEENIILALFGRTKGVEKIVAKVNEDSRAQLVEELGIDGIVSAKTAAADAIMSYVRARNNSYSSANVESMYQLVGGRVEALEFIVKQKTKYTDIPFKDLAIKSNNLIACIGRGRKIIIPGGEDSMQVGDSVVLVTTQKKVQDISDILL, from the coding sequence ATGAAGGTTGTAATTATTGGTGACGGAAAAGTCGGACATAAGCTGACTGTGAAGTTGTCCGAGGAGAATTATGATGTGGTTTTGATTGACCAGAATGAAGGAAAATTAAAACAGGCGCTGGATAAGCTGGATATTCTATGTATTACCGGTGATGGCGCCGACGCGGAGATTCAAAAACAGGCGGGGGTTCCGGAAGCGGACCTGGTAATTGCCTGTGCGTCCACGGATGAGCTTAATATGCTGAGCTGTCTTCTGGCAAAAAGACTGGGTGCCAAACACACCATTACCAGGGTAAGGAATCCTATTTATTATCAGCAGATTGATTTGATCCGGGAGGATCTGCGGCTTAGTATGGCGGTCAATCCGGAACTTTCGGTGGCATTTGAGATTTCGCGTGCAATTTTGCTTCCGGATACGGCAAAGGTCGAGACATTCATGAAAGGGAAGGTGGAACTGGTCGAGTTCATCGTCAGGGAGCGGAGCCATTTGGAAAAGATGTCGCTGGCAGAGATATACCAGAGATTCCAGATCAAACTTCTGGTATGTGCAGTAAGACGTGGGAACGAGGTCCTTATCCCCGACGGTGATTTTGTTGTACATGAAGGGGACAGGCTGCACATCGTGGCATCTCACAAGTCCATTGAGGAGTTCTATCATATTATTGGGAAGAAGAGAAATGTGAAGAACGTGATGATCTGCGGCGGAGGGCGCGTTGGATACTATCTGGCAAAGCTGCTCCTGAACCTGGGAATGCAGGTGAAGATCATCGAGATCAATCATCAAAAATGCGAAGAGCTTTGCGAGCAGCTTCCCAAGGCTACCATCATCTGCGGAGATGCGGCGGATCAGGAGCTTCTGATCGAAGAGGGGATTGAGATGGCGGACGCCATGATCAATCTGACCGGAGTCGATGAGGAGAATATTATTCTGGCACTTTTTGGAAGGACGAAAGGCGTTGAGAAGATCGTTGCGAAGGTAAACGAAGACAGCCGTGCGCAGCTTGTGGAGGAGCTGGGGATTGACGGTATCGTTTCAGCGAAAACAGCGGCGGCGGACGCGATTATGAGTTATGTCCGTGCACGAAATAATTCCTACAGTAGTGCCAATGTGGAGTCCATGTATCAGTTGGTCGGCGGACGTGTGGAGGCGCTTGAATTTATTGTAAAGCAAAAGACCAAATATACAGATATTCCGTTTAAGGACCTGGCGATCAAGTCCAATAATCTGATCGCCTGCATCGGCCGGGGAAGAAAAATCATTATTCCCGGCGGTGAGGATTCCATGCAGGTGGGCGACAGCGTTGTTCTGGTGACCACGCAGAAAAAAGTACAGGATATCTCAGATATTCTGTTGTAG
- a CDS encoding elongation factor G — protein MKVYRTDEIRNVVLLGHGGCGKTSLAEAMAYVSGVTSRLGSVDGGNTISDFDKEEQKRKFSISTSLIPIEWEKAKINVLDTPGYFDFVGEVEEAVSVADAAVIVVSGKAGVQVGTEKAWELCDKYHLPRMVYVTEMDVDDASFRQVVEDLTARYGKVIAPHFMPVRENEKLVGYVNVIKNAARRYTGIGQREECEIPEYSMANLQIYREKLLEAVAETSEAFMERYFEGDEFSVEEIRSAMRTEVMEGSIVPVAMGSNIQAQGVANLLSDIVRFFPSPEYRECAGINRKTNEIFEANYDFAKAKSAYVFKTMVDPFIGKYSFVKVCSGVLKGDDVLYNPDADSEAKLGKIYTLMGNKTLEVSELFAGDIGAIAKLNNTKTGDTLSTKSAPISYGKTEYSKPYTYMKYVVNNKGDEDKVSQALGRMMAEDVTLKAVNDSENRQSLIYGMGDQHLEIVASKLAERYKVGITLETPKVAFRETIRKNSDVDTKYKKQSGGHGQYGHVKMRFEPSGDLETPYVFAEEVVGGAVPKNYFPAVEKGLQDSVVKGPLAGYPVVGVKATLYDGSYHPVDSSEMAFKTATSQAFKKGFMEAGPVLLEPIASVKVKVPDDYTGDVMGDLNKRRGRVLGMNPVAGGYQIIEADVPMTGMFGYCTTLRSMTGGRGTYSYEFARYEQAPNDIQEKEIAKRAAEEA, from the coding sequence ATGAAGGTTTACAGAACGGATGAAATTAGAAACGTCGTTCTCCTGGGACACGGAGGATGTGGAAAGACAAGCCTGGCGGAGGCTATGGCCTATGTATCAGGAGTGACCAGTCGTCTGGGCAGCGTTGATGGCGGCAACACGATCAGTGATTTCGATAAAGAGGAGCAGAAGAGAAAGTTCTCGATCAGCACGAGCCTGATTCCGATCGAATGGGAGAAAGCGAAGATTAATGTGCTGGATACCCCGGGATATTTTGATTTCGTGGGAGAAGTAGAAGAGGCAGTCAGCGTTGCGGATGCAGCGGTGATCGTTGTTTCCGGTAAAGCGGGTGTTCAGGTAGGAACAGAGAAAGCATGGGAACTCTGTGACAAATACCACCTGCCGCGTATGGTTTACGTGACAGAGATGGATGTGGATGACGCCAGCTTCCGTCAGGTGGTAGAAGACCTGACCGCAAGATACGGCAAAGTCATCGCACCGCATTTTATGCCGGTTCGTGAGAACGAGAAACTGGTAGGCTATGTGAATGTTATTAAGAATGCAGCGAGAAGATATACAGGAATCGGACAGAGAGAAGAATGCGAGATTCCGGAATATTCCATGGCCAATCTTCAGATTTACCGCGAGAAGCTTCTTGAGGCAGTAGCTGAGACCAGCGAAGCATTTATGGAAAGATATTTTGAGGGAGACGAGTTCTCAGTAGAAGAGATTCGTTCCGCAATGAGAACCGAAGTAATGGAAGGCTCCATTGTACCGGTAGCTATGGGATCCAATATTCAGGCGCAGGGCGTTGCCAATCTGCTTTCTGATATCGTTCGTTTCTTCCCGAGTCCGGAGTACAGAGAGTGCGCGGGAATTAACCGGAAGACGAATGAGATTTTTGAGGCTAATTATGATTTCGCAAAGGCCAAGAGCGCTTATGTATTTAAGACGATGGTCGATCCGTTTATCGGAAAATATTCCTTCGTAAAGGTCTGCTCCGGTGTTCTGAAGGGCGATGACGTGCTCTATAATCCGGATGCGGATTCCGAAGCAAAATTGGGCAAGATCTACACACTCATGGGCAATAAGACATTGGAGGTTTCCGAACTGTTTGCCGGAGATATCGGTGCGATCGCGAAGCTGAATAATACCAAGACAGGAGATACCTTATCTACCAAGTCTGCACCGATTTCTTACGGAAAGACAGAGTACTCCAAACCGTATACATATATGAAGTATGTGGTAAATAATAAAGGAGATGAGGACAAGGTTTCCCAGGCTCTTGGCAGAATGATGGCTGAGGATGTTACCTTAAAGGCAGTCAATGACAGTGAGAACCGCCAGTCTCTGATTTACGGTATGGGCGATCAGCATCTGGAGATCGTTGCAAGCAAACTGGCTGAGCGTTATAAAGTAGGCATCACGTTAGAAACACCGAAGGTAGCGTTCCGTGAGACCATCCGCAAGAACTCCGATGTGGATACCAAATATAAGAAGCAGTCCGGTGGTCATGGACAGTACGGTCACGTTAAGATGCGTTTTGAGCCGTCAGGCGATCTGGAGACGCCGTATGTATTTGCGGAAGAAGTAGTGGGCGGTGCAGTACCGAAGAACTACTTCCCGGCAGTGGAAAAGGGACTTCAGGACTCTGTGGTAAAAGGCCCTCTTGCCGGCTATCCGGTAGTTGGCGTGAAAGCGACTCTGTATGATGGATCATACCATCCGGTAGATTCCTCTGAGATGGCGTTCAAGACCGCTACGAGCCAGGCATTTAAGAAAGGATTCATGGAAGCAGGTCCGGTTCTTCTTGAGCCGATCGCATCTGTGAAGGTCAAAGTTCCGGATGATTATACCGGAGATGTTATGGGCGACCTGAACAAACGCCGCGGCCGTGTGCTGGGCATGAACCCGGTGGCAGGCGGGTACCAGATCATCGAGGCAGATGTTCCGATGACAGGAATGTTCGGATATTGTACGACACTTCGTTCTATGACGGGCGGTCGTGGAACATATTCTTATGAATTTGCACGTTATGAGCAGGCTCCGAATGATATTCAGGAGAAAGAGATTGCAAAACGTGCAGCAGAAGAGGCGTAG
- a CDS encoding prephenate dehydrogenase produces MAIRDALWVHFIRKGRTTMEQKKIGFIGLGLIGGSIAKAIRRYYPDYEIVAFDNHKETLALATQESIINVACTALDDNFKHCDYIFLCAPVAFNTAYLKQMTPYLHDKLILTDVGSVKTPIHEEIIRLGLEKYFIGGHPMAGSEKSGFANSKPLIIENAYFILTPSSQVPKEKVDAYAAFVESLRSLPLVLDFRVHDKVTGTISHLPHIIAASLVNFVRDTDTSDELMKNLAAGGFKDITRIASSSPTMWQHICAQNRENISQILGDYIQALTRTKELVDDRREQDIYDMFDHSRNYRNSMPNGSAGAIKKSFCIYCDIPDESGAIATIATILASNAISIKNVGIIHNREFEEGVLRIEFYDADSCERSVALLTKHRYIVYER; encoded by the coding sequence ATGGCCATACGGGATGCCCTATGGGTACACTTTATCCGGAAAGGAAGAACAACTATGGAACAGAAAAAAATCGGTTTTATCGGACTTGGACTTATTGGCGGCTCTATCGCAAAGGCAATCCGCCGATATTATCCCGATTATGAGATCGTCGCTTTTGACAATCATAAAGAAACTCTGGCACTTGCCACTCAGGAATCCATTATCAATGTTGCCTGCACAGCGCTCGACGACAATTTCAAGCATTGCGACTACATTTTTTTATGCGCGCCGGTAGCATTTAATACCGCTTACCTGAAACAGATGACGCCTTATCTTCACGATAAGCTGATCCTGACCGACGTGGGCAGCGTCAAGACCCCGATTCATGAGGAAATAATCCGTCTGGGGCTGGAAAAATATTTTATCGGCGGGCACCCTATGGCCGGTTCGGAAAAAAGCGGCTTCGCCAATTCCAAACCGCTGATCATCGAAAATGCTTACTTTATCCTGACCCCCTCCTCTCAGGTACCAAAGGAGAAGGTGGATGCTTACGCCGCATTTGTGGAATCCCTGCGGTCCCTTCCTCTCGTACTGGACTTTCGGGTACACGACAAAGTAACGGGTACGATCAGCCATTTGCCTCACATCATCGCCGCCTCCCTGGTCAATTTCGTGCGGGATACCGATACTTCCGACGAATTGATGAAGAACCTGGCGGCCGGAGGATTTAAAGATATTACGCGAATCGCCTCCTCCTCTCCCACCATGTGGCAGCATATCTGCGCCCAGAACAGGGAGAATATTTCCCAGATTCTGGGCGACTATATCCAGGCACTGACCCGGACAAAGGAACTGGTCGATGACAGGCGGGAGCAGGATATTTACGACATGTTCGATCACTCCAGAAATTATCGCAATTCCATGCCGAACGGTTCTGCCGGAGCAATCAAAAAATCCTTCTGCATCTACTGCGATATTCCGGACGAATCCGGCGCTATCGCTACGATCGCTACGATTCTGGCCTCCAATGCCATCAGCATCAAGAACGTCGGAATCATACATAACCGTGAATTTGAAGAAGGGGTACTGCGCATCGAATTCTATGATGCGGATTCCTGCGAAAGATCCGTAGCTCTTCTTACAAAACATCGCTATATCGTATATGAGCGGTAA
- the aroA gene encoding 3-phosphoshikimate 1-carboxyvinyltransferase has product MEITPSRGLKGEVVIPGDKSISHRSIMFGALAKGTTEITHFLQGADCLSTIGCFREMGIEIENTPERILVHGKGLHGLNAPSRILDVGNSGTTTRLISGILSGQPFSSTLSGDASLNLRPMKRIIDPLTLMGADIASQTGNGCAPLLINHHLPSGAQPAMHGTHYHSRVASAQVKSAVLLAGLYADGVTRITEPTLSRNHTELMLGGFGASVSTEIHENGTATASICPCAELFAQKIPVPGDISSAAYFIAAGLLVPGSELLVKNVGINPTRAGLLAVCRAMGADITYLNERNDGGEPTADLLVRSSSLHGTIVEGALIPTLIDEIPMIAVMAAFAEGTTVIRDAAELKVKETDRIRTTTEGLTAMGVDVTPTEDGMIIHGGRPVHGGTINSYLDHRIAMAFAIAGLAAEGPTTILDSQCVDVSYPAFFETLHALR; this is encoded by the coding sequence ATGGAAATTACACCTTCCAGGGGACTTAAAGGGGAAGTAGTGATCCCCGGCGACAAATCCATTTCACACCGCTCCATCATGTTTGGGGCGCTTGCCAAAGGCACAACTGAGATCACCCATTTTCTTCAGGGCGCTGACTGCCTTTCCACCATTGGCTGTTTTCGCGAGATGGGAATTGAGATTGAAAATACTCCCGAGCGGATACTGGTTCACGGAAAAGGGTTGCATGGCCTTAATGCCCCTTCCCGAATTCTAGACGTAGGAAACAGCGGAACCACCACCCGGCTGATCTCAGGAATTCTCTCCGGTCAGCCATTTTCCAGCACTCTCTCCGGTGATGCCTCCCTGAATTTAAGACCCATGAAGCGAATCATCGACCCCCTCACCTTAATGGGTGCGGACATCGCAAGCCAGACCGGAAACGGGTGTGCGCCGCTTTTGATCAACCACCATCTGCCCTCCGGTGCGCAGCCGGCCATGCATGGTACCCATTACCATTCCAGGGTGGCGTCTGCTCAGGTAAAATCCGCCGTGCTGCTGGCAGGATTATATGCTGACGGTGTCACCAGGATCACGGAGCCTACCCTTTCACGGAATCACACGGAGCTGATGCTGGGCGGTTTCGGGGCGTCCGTCTCCACCGAGATTCATGAAAATGGCACTGCGACCGCTTCCATTTGCCCGTGCGCGGAGCTATTTGCCCAAAAGATCCCGGTTCCCGGAGATATTTCCTCTGCTGCTTACTTTATCGCGGCCGGGCTTCTCGTTCCCGGCTCAGAGCTGCTGGTGAAAAATGTGGGAATCAACCCGACCCGTGCCGGACTTCTCGCCGTTTGTAGGGCAATGGGCGCAGATATCACTTACCTAAATGAACGTAACGACGGCGGAGAGCCCACCGCCGACCTTCTGGTCAGGAGCAGTTCTCTTCACGGAACTATTGTAGAAGGCGCCCTGATTCCGACACTGATCGACGAGATTCCGATGATTGCCGTAATGGCAGCTTTCGCAGAAGGGACCACCGTGATCAGAGATGCCGCAGAACTAAAGGTCAAAGAGACGGACCGTATTCGAACGACCACCGAGGGGCTTACTGCTATGGGAGTAGATGTAACTCCTACTGAGGACGGAATGATCATTCACGGTGGAAGACCAGTACACGGCGGAACAATCAATAGTTATCTGGACCACCGAATTGCCATGGCATTTGCCATCGCGGGACTCGCCGCAGAAGGACCTACGACCATTCTGGACAGTCAGTGTGTCGACGTTTCCTATCCCGCATTTTTTGAGACTTTACATGCACTTCGTTAA
- a CDS encoding spore coat associated protein CotJA, which produces MPNYRGNTNDYMRRNAYNQNRGRRPGNCGTMQTPTPYTTYNEPSPCCEHDDELSQMPLAMAYVPWQNWKRIYDKEQAFCRGTIFEELDKPFCGMGGCNS; this is translated from the coding sequence ATGCCAAACTATCGTGGTAATACGAACGATTATATGAGACGAAACGCCTACAATCAGAACCGTGGCCGCAGACCAGGAAACTGCGGGACGATGCAGACACCCACGCCTTATACGACATACAATGAACCCTCTCCCTGCTGCGAACATGATGACGAGCTGAGCCAGATGCCGCTGGCAATGGCGTATGTACCGTGGCAGAACTGGAAACGTATTTATGATAAGGAGCAGGCCTTCTGCCGGGGAACTATTTTCGAGGAACTGGATAAACCATTTTGTGGAATGGGAGGCTGTAACTCATGA
- a CDS encoding spore coat protein CotJB, with the protein MSDMNLETKPNRKDLLCLIGQASFAVDDVKLYLDTHPCDTDALDYFYEHSKIRNQALREYAKYYGPLTVDTAVASCTDRWNWINEPWPWQEGWC; encoded by the coding sequence ATGAGCGATATGAATCTTGAAACCAAACCGAACCGCAAAGACCTGCTCTGCCTGATAGGCCAGGCCAGCTTTGCAGTCGATGACGTCAAACTGTATCTCGACACCCACCCCTGTGACACCGATGCCCTGGATTATTTCTATGAGCACAGTAAGATAAGAAATCAGGCGCTTCGTGAATACGCGAAATATTATGGTCCGCTGACCGTCGATACTGCGGTCGCTTCCTGCACTGACAGGTGGAACTGGATCAACGAGCCATGGCCGTGGCAGGAAGGATGGTGCTAG
- a CDS encoding manganese catalase family protein — MWNYEKRLQYPVNITQTNPKIAQVIITQFGGPDGELSASMRYLAQRYTMPYREVTGILTDIGTEELAHMEMICAIVHQLTRNLTPEELKASGFDKYYVDHTLALWPQAASGAPWTATYFQSKGDPITDLHEDMAAEQKARSTYDNILRLVKDPEVCDPIRFLRQREIVHYQRFGESLRIVQDHLDSKNFYAINPEFDKNNSCGCN; from the coding sequence ATGTGGAATTATGAAAAACGTCTGCAATATCCGGTAAACATTACCCAAACGAACCCTAAGATTGCCCAGGTCATCATCACGCAGTTCGGCGGCCCGGACGGCGAACTGTCCGCTTCCATGCGGTATCTGGCGCAAAGATATACAATGCCGTACCGGGAAGTGACCGGGATTTTGACTGATATCGGGACGGAAGAACTTGCGCACATGGAAATGATCTGCGCCATCGTTCATCAGCTCACACGCAATCTCACCCCGGAAGAATTAAAAGCCTCCGGCTTCGACAAATACTATGTAGACCATACTCTCGCCCTCTGGCCGCAGGCTGCAAGCGGTGCCCCGTGGACCGCGACCTACTTCCAGTCCAAAGGCGATCCGATTACCGATCTGCATGAAGACATGGCAGCAGAACAGAAAGCACGCTCGACCTACGACAACATTCTCCGCCTGGTAAAAGATCCCGAGGTCTGCGACCCCATCCGTTTCCTGCGCCAGAGAGAAATCGTCCATTATCAGCGCTTCGGTGAAAGTTTAAGAATTGTCCAGGACCATCTGGACAGTAAAAACTTCTATGCAATCAACCCTGAATTCGACAAAAACAATTCCTGCGGGTGTAACTAG
- a CDS encoding superoxide dismutase family protein, whose translation MNRVLNETITILIGHDAEAVAQIRGSKDYPRLLGEVMFYPLWRGTLVIASISGLPTGQKPCGERFFGFHIHEGAVCTGTENDPFADTGQHFNPYGCDHPEHAGDFPPLMENDGYALSAFYTDRFYPEEIIGRTVVIHDMPDDFTSQPSGNSGNKIACGPITETD comes from the coding sequence ATGAATAGAGTATTAAATGAAACAATAACCATTCTCATCGGTCATGATGCGGAAGCGGTGGCTCAGATTCGCGGAAGCAAAGACTATCCCCGGCTTCTGGGAGAAGTCATGTTTTATCCCCTTTGGCGCGGCACACTGGTCATTGCAAGCATTTCCGGCCTTCCTACAGGCCAAAAGCCCTGCGGTGAACGGTTCTTTGGATTTCACATTCATGAAGGGGCCGTTTGTACCGGAACGGAAAATGATCCCTTCGCAGACACCGGACAGCATTTCAACCCTTACGGCTGCGACCATCCGGAGCACGCAGGTGATTTCCCTCCCTTAATGGAAAATGACGGATATGCATTATCTGCCTTCTATACCGACCGATTCTATCCGGAAGAGATCATCGGAAGAACCGTAGTGATCCATGACATGCCCGATGATTTCACGAGCCAGCCGTCCGGCAACAGCGGAAACAAAATTGCCTGTGGCCCCATTACAGAAACAGACTGA